A portion of the Lolium rigidum isolate FL_2022 chromosome 1, APGP_CSIRO_Lrig_0.1, whole genome shotgun sequence genome contains these proteins:
- the LOC124702128 gene encoding catalase isozyme 1, with amino-acid sequence MDPYKHRPASAANSGHWTTNSGAPVWNNNSALTVGGRGPILLEDYHLIEKLAQFDRERIPERVVHARGASAKGFFEVTHDVSQLTCADFLRAPGVQTPVIVRFSTVVHERGSPETLRDPRGFAVKFYTREGNFDLVGNNMPVFFIRDGMKFPDMVHAFKPSPKTNMQENWRIVDFFSHHPESLHMFTFLFDDVGIPLNYRHMDGFGVNTYTLIGRDGKAHLVKFHWKPTCGVKCLLDDEAVTVGGTCHTHATKDLTDSIAAGNYPEWKLFIQTIDADHEDRFDFDPLDVTKTWPEDIIPLQPVGRMVLNKNIDNFFAENEQLAFCPAITVPGIHYSDDKLLQTRIFSYADTQRHRLGPNYLMLPVNAPKCAHHNNHHEGLMNFMHRDEEVNYFPSRFDPTRHAEKYHIPSRVLTGCREKCIIEKENNFKQAGERFRSFDPARQERFIQRWVDALTDVRVTHEIQGIWISYWSQCDVSLGQKLGSRLKVKPNM; translated from the exons ATGGATCCCTACAAG CACCGGCCGGCGAGCGCGGCCAACTCGGGCCACTGGACCACCAACTCCGGCGCGCCCGTCTGGAACAACAACAGCGCACTCACAGTCGGAGGCAGAG GGCCCATCCTCCTCGAGGACTACCATCTGATCGAGAAGCTCGCGCAGTTTGACCGGGAGCGTATCCCCGAGCGCGTGGTCCATGCTCGCGGAGCCAGCGCCAAGGGCTTCTTCGAGGTCACCCATGACGTTTCCCAGCTCACGTGTGCTGATTTCCTCCGGGCTCCGGGGGTTCAGACCCCGGTTATTGTTCGGTTCTCTACCGTCGTGCATGAGCGTGGAAGCCCCGAGACCTTGAGGGATCCGCGTGGTTTTGCGGTCAAGTTCTACACCAGAGAG GGTAACTTCGACCTTGTTGGGAACAATATGCCAGTGTTCTTCATCCGAGATGGGATGAAATTTCCTGACATGGTCCATGCCTTCAAGCCGAGTCCAAAGACCAACATGCAGGAGAACTGGAGAATAGTTGACTTCTTTTCACACCACCCGGAGAGCCTGCACATGTTCACCTTCCTCTTTGACGATGTTGGCATCCCACTCAACTACAGGCATATGGACGGTTTTGGTGTCAACACCTACACCTTAATCGGCAGGGATGGAAAGGCTCACCTTGTCAAGTTCCACTGGAAGCCTACATGTGGTGTCAAGTGCCTTTTGGATGATGAGGCTGTTACAGTTGGCGGCACCTGCCACACCCATGCCACAAAGGATCTGACTGATTCTATCGCAGCTGGTAATTACCCAGAATGGAAGCTTTTCATTCAGACCATTGATGCTGATCACGAGGATAGGTTTGACTTCGACCCGCTGGATGTCACCAAGACCTGGCCAGAGGATATCATCCCACTGCAGCCTGTTGGACGGATGGTCCTCAACAAGAACATCGATAACTTCTTTGCGGAAAATGAACAGCTTGCTTTCTGCCCAGCAATCACCGTTCCTGGCATCCACTACTCTGATGATAAGCTGCTCCAGACGAGAATTTTCTCCTACGCTGATACCCAaaggcaccgccttggtccgaacTATCTGATGCTCCCTGTGAATGCACCAAAATGTGCTCACCACAACAACCATCACGAAGGCTTAATGAATTTCATGCACAGGGATGAGGAG GTGAACTATTTCCCTTCAAGGTTTGATCCGACTCGTCATGCTGAAAAGTACCATATTCCTTCTCGTGTTCTAACTGGATGCCGGGAAAAG TGTATCATAGAAAAGGAGAACAATTTCAAGCAGGCCGGCGAGAGATTCCGGTCCTTTGACCCTGCCAG GCAAGAACGTTTCATCCAGCGGTGGGTTGATGCACTCACAGATGTTCGTGTCACTCATGAAATCCAGGGCATCTGGATCTCATACTGGTCGCAG TGCGACGTGTCCCTCGGGCAGAAGCTGGGGTCACGGCTCAAGGTGAAGCCGAACATGTAG